In Choloepus didactylus isolate mChoDid1 chromosome 18, mChoDid1.pri, whole genome shotgun sequence, the genomic stretch ttcattttttcttagtcTCAGGAGCCTGAAGAAATAAATGCAGATGATGAGGTAGAGGACACATTTGATAACAAGGAGGATGATCTGGGACTGTGGAAGAGCTCATACATCTCTTGTCACAGCTAAAACTGGGCATGGATTTAACAAGAGTGGTACTTCCTACATTTATTAAGGTACCTTGCTGGAAATACATGCAGATTTTATGTCTCATGCATACCTACTTATAGCCATCACTAATGATGTCATAGCTGAGGACAGAATGATTTGTTTTGTTGAGAACTACTTTACCTCATTTCACAAAGGCTGTAAGGGAGCCATTGCTAAGAAACCATACAATCCCATCATTGGAGAAATGGTTCACTGTTCCTAGAGGATCCCAAAAAGTGAGGTAGTGGGCAGTGATATTAGCAGTTCTAGTCATAAATCAAACTCCTTTATCAGAGGAGTCTTCCTGCCAAGTGGGATCAGAATGTTATACAGTCAGATATGTTGCTGAGCAGATTTTCTGTCATCTTGCAGTCTCAGGATTTTATGCAGACTGTTCAGAGAGGAAGATGTATGTAATTGTGCATATTTGGACTAAGAGCAAATTCATAGGCATGTCAATAGGAGTGACAATTGTTGGAGAGTTTATCCTCAGACTATTGGAGCATGGAGAagagtatacattttttttaccTTGTCCATATGCCTGTTCAATTTTAACTGTTCCTTGGGTGGAACTGGGTGACAGTCAGTGTCAACTGTGCAAAGACTGGGAACTCAGCCAGCATCCCTTTTCATGCCAACTCATTTTATGGTGGAACACTGCACCAGCTTTAAGCTGAGGTAAAGCACAACATCACCAACACCGTGGTATGCAGAGTGCAGGGGGAATGGAATAGTGTTCTTGAGTTCACTTATAGCAATGGAGAGATCAAGTATGTGGaagttctagtttgttaatgctgctggaatgcaaaacaccagaaatggagtggcttttataaaagggggtttatttggttacacagttacagtcttaaggccataaagtgtccaaggtaatgcatcaacaatcaggtaccttaactgtaggatggccaatggcatccagaaaacctctgttagctgggaaggcacttggctggtgtctgctccaagttctcatttcaaaatggctttctcccaggatgttcctctctaggccccagttcctcttcaaaatgtcactctcagttgctcttcaggcatttgtcctctcttagcttctctggagcaaaagtctgctttcaaaggccatctccaaaatgtctatgtaaactgcagctcctctcttagctcctgtgctttcttcaaagtgtccctcttggttatagcaagctcactccttctgtctgtgccctagtaaactaatcaaggcccatgctgaatgtgcagggacacacctccatggaaattatccaatgaaagatctcacccacagttgagtgatcacatctccgtggaaacatctaatcaaaagtctccaacccaatcaacaccaatacatttcctgcccacacaagactacatcaaagataatggtgatttgggggacataatacattcaaactggcacagtggacTTGACTAAATTGGCAGTAATGAAGAAAAGAGTAAGACCTCTGGAGAAGTAGGATCCATTTGAATCCAGGAGATTATGGAAAAATGGAACCAACTTTCTGAGGGAATCTGAAATTGACAAGGACACAGCATAAGTGTACCCTGGAGGAAGCCAGAGGACTAAAGCAAGGCAACATACTGAAACAGGCACACCCTGGaaaaccaaatatttattaaagaggGAGATGGCTGGGTTTATCACAAACTCCTTTGGAAAATAATTCCAACAACACAACCAACAGATTAACACACACCATCTAAGACTCGACCAAATGAGGTTCCTTTCTGTTTATCCTTAGCCCTCTGGACTGCAGCCATTGTGCTGAGACACCTGCTTCATGACTGCACAGACAGAAACTAGCTAAAAACAAGTGTACCTGCTAAGGCACTACTGTAGAACTGCAGCAAGACCAAAGTGTGGAGGAAACACAATGGACCTTCCACCAACTTGTTTCATGTGATGTTTGTAATATCATCTTAAAATGTTTTACCTGAAGTATTAGATGATTAATCTTCTCTCCAGTTCCTGTTCCTAAAGctaagtttgaatcctggctttgcacAGGAGCAATAGATATACACAACAGTAAGAActcagtggttttgatttgtttaaAGTGAAAAGTGAAGTCTCTTTCAGAGTTTGTACTTTGCCTTTGGTTAGTAACTGGAGAATTCACTActcttataaaaaaaaacacaagagaagaaagatgaCCCAGAAGTGGATTCAGCCATTGTGCCCAAAATCAGTGttcagaaaacaaagcaaaacaagcaaacaaaaaaccaaccagGTTGTTCTAAGAAGACACTCTATTCCATCCAGAAGACTGTGCCTGTATCTGAGGAATTTATCCATTATTCCCCTCTGTAGGAACTCtcttttaaaaagcatgtttATGAATTGATTAGAGTTGCAACCATGGAAAATTTTTCTtctggatattttaaaattcttgaaaaCAACATTGACTTgaaaaatttcagaacatttttcattacctAGTTTAATTAACTATTACACTTGACAGCATTTTTTTATTTGTGCTCATGTCAATATGATGAAATTTTAGCCTTTCTCAAGAACTAAGgcattaaagaaaaaagcaaacattaaaaaataaaactgttacacTTTTTTCCACTTGTAGGTTAACAGCCAGTATTATGTACTATCCCTCTGGATAAGaatgctttattttatctttgttcaCTGACAATTTAAAATGACTCTTCATATTTGTCAGTAATTCAGAAATTATATATGGGACAATGCATGCCAtgtgtggttttattttcttttcaagaaaatgtaaatgatgaagaaagtatgaaatttaaaagaaaacaagaaaaaagatatcaggaaattGTATTCAGGtacatagctttttaaaaataagtattttattgaggttgAAGAATTACTGGCAATGAAAATATTAGTGCTAATTATGGGTTGCATCATTcattcaagtatttattgagtacctacttaTGGTGCTCAACACTTGTTACTGCAAGCCACCTTAATTTTGCAAGAGTGGTGCCTTAACTCTGTTTCTTCTGATGTGGTCTTCCAATCAGTGTGTAACATACCTGTTGTTCATCAGCCGTTGTGGATGACTGTGTCTGTTGCATCAGCATAAGTTGAAGCTTTATGCTCTGATAAATTGTGTCTTATTAAAGGGgttaaatggaataaaaagaggaaaacaataatTTTTTCCAGCAAATtgtaaattaccaaaaaaaaaaaaaagacagaattgGTTTATGCAAAACCATTTTAATGATTTCCTTGTTCATTTTTGCTGTGAAATGCACTGAAGAATCTAAATGAGTTATAGTTCATGTGTTgggaaaattgaaaaagaaactagagaacaatgaaaaaaattaagcatgaggctcactaatgcaaggtgttaataataagatggcatatgggaactctgtattctatgcatgatttttctgtaaccttaCAACTTCTGtaaggaaaagataaacaaaaagcaaagcaTGAGGGTCACTGTGATCTCAGTGATTTAACATTTTTCTAGCCAGTGCAGTTGGATGACcgaatgaaaaaaatgataaaattttgtgAAGTAGAGAAAAATTATAATTGAGTATTGTAAGCTGGTCTAGAAAACAAAGAGACTCCATTGGAAAAATGACTTAAAtctattcttttccattcatCCCATTTCTTGGTTCTTACACCATCATAATGTTTTACCTATTACAGGTTTGTAGAAAGTATTATTTGCTAGGGCAAGACCTCCACCACCCCCCCTTTTCTGAGGTTGACTTAGTTATCTGTAGCCATTTATTGATCCATAAAATTTTCCAGTAATTATTGAGGCCTCAAAAAAAATCtaactggaatttatttttgaggCCTGAAAaatacctcacaccctacacaaaaattaactcaaagtgcatcaaagacctcaatataagaggcagtgccataaaactcctagagataatgtagggaaacatcttcaagaccttgtattaggtgattgcttcttagaccttatggCCAAAGTaccagcaatgaaagaataaacagtTAAATGGGgacttcttaaaattaaaaaaatttgtacctcaaaggaatttgtcgaaaaggtaaagagacagtcaactctatgggagaaaatatttgggaacaatgtatctgataagagactgatatcttgcatatataaagaaatactacaactcaacaacaatagtacaaacaacccaattataaaatgggcaaaagatatgaaaggacatttctctgaagaggatatacaaatggctaaaaaacacatgaaaaaatgttcatctttactagctattagggagaagcaaattaagaccacaatgagatatcatctcacactaattagaatggctgtcattaaatgAACAGGAATCTACACATGCTaaagaggttgtggagaaattggaactcttattcattgctagtgtgactgtataataatacagccactctggaggacagtctggtggttccttagaaaactagatatcaagttatccttcaatccagcaatttcatttctcagtatatacccagaagttcttaaagcagtgacacaaagatGACACTGATGTgaatagtggcattattcacaatttccaagagatgaaaacattccaaatgtccttcaacagatgaatggataaacaaaatggatatatacacacaatggaatactgcacagcagtaagaaggaaagaggttgtgaagcatatgacaacatggatgaatcttgaagacatagtgctgagtaaaataagcaagacacaaaaagagagagattgcaTGTTATCACTAAAGTGAACTCTgtgaagaaatgtaaaaaaatgttttgtattaTAGAATATtggagacctagagatagcaactagtgaagagggaacaataatctagTAAGAAGAGATAagttattgagggtaatcttaatgttatgggaatgcttagGAATGATTACAGTTTGTAGATTTTcttgagtatggtaggaacaagttggaagcaatgcagttattttaacttctttatttttcttattcatttgttttgttatgttttgttaattttcttgaggtatggtaaggacatgttggaaacaatgtagttattttatgctatttggttttctttgttttgttttgtttgaaaagtttttttaaattttttgataaatagagttaaaaaaagaacataagtGACTTACTAAAAGGAACATAGGTCCCTCTGGTATCATTGAATGATTTGTTTTCATGTTTGCAAAGATATTTGACTTGCATCCTTAAGGCAACACATGTctataatttcttatttatgtAGGGCAAGAATTGGATTTGCTCACTTAAAATTGTAAAATCGTTGCAATATGATATTGATGTTActtgttgtcttagtttcccaggaaTGCCATTACAAGTACTGCAAAcaaggtggcttaaaacaacagaaatttattttaaataaatttatttgtggaggctagaagtctgaaaccaCAGTGTTGgaagggccctgctccctctaaCCCTGTAAGGGAGAATGCTTtgactcttctttccttctgtcaatATGCCAGCAATTCTTAGTGTTTCTTGGCTTGCTGCTGCAGCAGCACAATCTCTGCCTCAtctgtcacatggccttctcccatgtgtctgtctgtgtgtccaaGTTTCCCTCTTCTTATGAGGACCTGGTACATACTGAGTAAGCTCTACCCTAATCCCTTGTGGCCTCATTTTGACTAATTCCATCTTCATGactctatttcaaaataaagtcatATCTTTCAGCagcaaatgcccaatctctaccctttttctatctcctggtagcctgtgttgtcagcttttaactctcaaaatttttcattaatatttgttcatattagtgagaccatacagtatctgtccttttgtttctggctaacttcactcaacataatgtcctcaaggttcatccaccttattatatgttccatgtctttgttctgtcttacagcagcataatatttcatcttgtgtatataccacagtttgtttatccacttgtcttttgatggacatttgggctgtttccatctcttggcaaacgtgaataatgctgcaataaacactggtttacaaatgtccatttgtaaatatcaataagagtaaaattgttggagaaaatatggagaagagggatgtacctatctactgttgatgagcaggcagaatagtgtagcctttctggaggtcagtgtggtggttccacaaaaagctaagtatgtggggccataaggtcttTCAGCCTCATTATGGAGTATGTaactggaagatctgagagtagagacatgaatggacatttgcacactggtgttcatgtaggcagtgttcatgatttgcaatgggtggaggtgccctagggtacatagactgaggaacagaatggccaactgtggtgtatgcataaaatggaatattgagcatccacaagaaagagtgaagctgtgaggcatgcaacaaggtgaatggatcctgtacacagcattttgagtgaagtacaccagaaaaaaaggcaaactctattatgcctcaccaatatggacaaattacaatgtgtaaactcagaactgaatcttagaacacagcctaacaggggaacaattattgtaatggtccctagattgtaagctcttacagcagtcaaatctattcctgaattgtaatggctatctccaaactttgagatgctgatcccttagtgtataacttgattggtctctggaacattgggtatctgtgtgacacctgaaactcagagctagagcttggcagatatgaatgtcagtattagcacatacagcaactgttaaaaaaaaaaaaaagctggaaaagagcccagacttcaattagtgatatgaatgaagtagatctggttaaGATGAAGGCAAaacaggccaaagggtaaaggttgaaactgactgtgctttaaaatatcaacttccatgtgagaccaagggaagagatgtttatttggtgcaggatctatattttctaaacagtgtaactctacagtcagtttgttcaaacaccacaagtACATGgaacttgaataggaagtgagatatggtaggtttgtatagattagagtgaaatagtgacacattacaaagtaatttgggcacagaataaaaatgtatttgcaggggaaaatgtggaagtgttggattcctcacctggactgatgctgatgttgtcacaaacattgagtattggtggtttgatgtgccaagctttctatcatgggacttgccattatgaagcttgttactgcaaaggagaggctaaacttgcatataattgtgcctaagtgtctccccctgagtacctttttgttgctcagatgtggcctctctctctctaagccaccttggcaggtggactcactgctcttcctcctacatgggacctgatgcccaggggtgtaaatctccctcccaacacaggatatgactcccagggatgaatctggacccagcatcattggagtgagaatatcttcttgaccaacagggggatgcaaaatgaaacaaaataaagtttcagtggctgagagatttcaaatggagttgagaggtcactctggtggacattcttatgcactatatagaaaacaccttttaggttttaatgtattggaatagctagaagaaaattccagaaactatgaaactccaacccagtagtctggactcttgaagatgattgcttaacaatgtagcttataaggggtgagagtgtgattgtgaaaaccttgtggatcacactccctttatctagtgtatgggtggataaggagaaaaatggggacaaaaactaaatgaaaaatagggtaggatggggggatgatttgggtgttcttttttacttttattttttattcttatagtgattctttctgatgtaaggaaaatgttcaaaaatagattggggtgatggatgcataactatatgatggtactgtgaacagttgattgtacaacataGATGATTGTATacgtgaatatatgtcaataaaggtgaatttaattaaaaaaataaagtcatatcCTGAGATTCTGGGGATTAGGCTTGAAACAGATCTTTTTGGTAGAAAAAATTCAACCTTACATTTGCTAATATATCTTGATTTCCATAACACCACTTGTCTAGTTTTAATAAATGTCATAAAGGCTGTACAGACTATTAGAATGATGAACATTGCAAAAGGCATTCTTCTattgtaaaaattatttaataagtaaaattGATAAATGAGTAAGTGACTCAGATTAACTTTAAACACAATATAGAATCTTGTTTTTCCTGACAATACCAAACCCCTGGTGGGGATTCAGGGAGGGGACTGGTGATAAGGCACATTTGAGATTCAGAATGAGACCCTCAAGGTAGAAATGTCTGTAAGTCCCTCACTGGAGGGGAGGGAGGACACTTGCATTTCTTTGCTGACATCAGTGGCCCCTCAAGAAGGAGACTTTGCCCCTGAGAAGTCTCCCCAGTGCATTCTGCATGTCCTTGTTCCGTAGGCTGTAAATGAAGGGGTTAAGCAGGGGTGTCACTACTGTGTACATGACAGCAGCTGCTGTGTCCTTCTCTAATGAGCTGGAGGAAGATGATGAGGGGCACAGATAAGCCCTGATCACTGTTCCAAAGAACAAGGAAACAACAGTGATGTGGGAACCACAGGTAGAAAAGGCCTTTCGCCTTCCCTGTGCAGAGGGGACTTGGAGGATGGCTGAAACAATGTGAATATAAGACACCAAGATGAGCATAAAGGGGATTAAAATAACTGCTCCCCCCACAAAGAGGAGGACAAGCTCATTGACCTTGGTGTCAGAGCAGGACACCTTCATCAGGGGGCCCAGATCACAGAAGAAGTCAGGAATGATTTTctctgagcagaaggaaagatggaaaatgAGGAGGGTGTGGGTCATGGCAACAAGATTCGTAAGTGTCCAGCAGGCAGTGACCATGAGGATGCAGCACTGGGGGCTCATGACCACCATGTAGTGGAGAGGGTGACAGATGgctacatagcggtcataggccattgtTGCCAGGAGAAAGATGTCCATGTCCCCAAAAGTCAGGAAGAAGTAGAGCTGAGTCAGGCATCCTGCATAGGAAATGGACCTGCTCTGGGTCTGGAGGTTCACCAGGGCCTTGGGAACAGTGGTGGAAGTGAACAGGATGTCTGCACAGGACAGGCTggtgaggaagaagtacatgggtgtgtggagaTGCCTGTCAGTGCCAATGGCCAGGACAATGAGCAGGTTCCCAGTCACAATGAGCACGTACATCCACAGGAACAGCAGGAAGAGGATGTGCTGCTGCTCTGGCTGCTCTGATAGTCCCCAGAGTAGGAACTTGAAGATACTGGTCTGGTTCCCACCTGCCATGAGCCCCGAGGTCAGAGAGACAGACCTTGAGTCAGACACAACAAAATTCTCTAGACTATTTCACTCCTAATGATTGGGGAACATGCCAGTCTCTGAACTCTAGAGAAGAATAAAGAATGGCTTTAATGTATGTGTATGGACCACCCACTATATGCACCATGAATATTGACCAAATCCTCCTAAATACACAATGCTAGGAAGTGTGGAAGACACACCTTAAGAGAACTAAAATAGGTTTCTTGTTTGGTGTCTCTGCACTCCTTTCTGTCCACAATTTCTTTAGTTGCTTCTTTTTCTGTGGCTGTACTCTCAGTGGAGTCAAgataatttcctttgtttattcattcattcattcactcattcattccacagatTGTGTAAGTACCAAGTTGCACCCATTGCAGCACAAGGTAAGTAAGACAGATAACAAATGCGGACAATTTTTAATCTAATGGGATGGACTGTCCATATTAAAATCCTACAAAAGTGGTTATTTGGGGTTCTCCACACCTTCATCTGCCTCCAAACCTCTTTCAGACCACACACTGTATCTGTTTTGATCCATTGTGCCCAGGACACCAAAATCATTATTCCAAAGACACAGATTCATGTTGCCCCTTCTTCCCGAAAAGCAATTCAATGGTCTAACAGCTATTTCCTAAAGGTGCATATGTACATGTTACTCTTCAAGGTTTCAGGGAAAgtatgaagaagaaatgaaaatatttaatctctctctctctctttcacacacacacatacagacacacaaacacacacacactcatttctGACACAAAGCAGAATGAGGCAGGAGAGGCTGGGCTCTGTGCCACAGAAGTAGGTCAGGGTTTCACCAGGTGGATGTGGACAATATGTTTAGAGACAAGCTTTTGAGCACAGAACAGGAGGTTGGAAGACTAGGTCACATTCAGAGAGGGGAAACAGGATcttggagaagggagaagagattGGAGGCTGCTATAAAGATGGACAGGAACTGAGGGCCTACGTAGGGAACTGAGGGCCTATGTAGTGAAAGTTTTGAAGATGTTTGTGTAGGTCACTGATGTTAGTGCTTGAGTAGGCACAATACCTAAAAATTGCTGTTCCCTCCATGTGTGGAACCAGCTTAGAATTAGACACAGGGGTTAATCAatcaggtagagaaaagaaaatcacatttatTACTGAAAAAGACTAGGTTGTATAATGTGTCTTAGCTGTGTTCACTACAtgaattttttattacttttccaaaattaaatatatttcccTTTCTGGGCTCAGTTGGGCAATCACAGACCTCCCACTGGAGAAAAGCTGCCCTTGTAACTTGGAGGAACAGAGCAGAACGtgtattttctgaaaatgacATGATT encodes the following:
- the LOC119514646 gene encoding olfactory receptor 1P1-like, which codes for MAGGNQTSIFKFLLWGLSEQPEQQHILFLLFLWMYVLIVTGNLLIVLAIGTDRHLHTPMYFFLTSLSCADILFTSTTVPKALVNLQTQSRSISYAGCLTQLYFFLTFGDMDIFLLATMAYDRYVAICHPLHYMVVMSPQCCILMVTACWTLTNLVAMTHTLLIFHLSFCSEKIIPDFFCDLGPLMKVSCSDTKVNELVLLFVGGAVILIPFMLILVSYIHIVSAILQVPSAQGRRKAFSTCGSHITVVSLFFGTVIRAYLCPSSSSSSSLEKDTAAAVMYTVVTPLLNPFIYSLRNKDMQNALGRLLRGKVSFLRGH